In the genome of Aequorivita sp. H23M31, the window AGCCTAAAGTAGTAATTTTGAGTCGGATTTAAACTATAAAAAAATGTTTGGAGATTTAATGGGAATGATGGGTAAACTTAAAGAAACCCAAGAAAAAGTAGAAGCTACTAAAAAACGGTTAGACACTGTACTTATCGACGAGGCCAGTACAGACGGTTTACTGAAAATTACCCTCACAGCCAATCGTGAAATAAAAAGCATTGAAATAGAAGAAAGTTTACTTGAAGACAAGGAACAATTGGAAGATTACT includes:
- a CDS encoding YbaB/EbfC family nucleoid-associated protein; protein product: MFGDLMGMMGKLKETQEKVEATKKRLDTVLIDEASTDGLLKITLTANREIKSIEIEESLLEDKEQLEDYLVLTLNKAIAKATDINETELAAVAKEGMPNIPGLDGMFK